Proteins encoded in a region of the Flammeovirga yaeyamensis genome:
- a CDS encoding sigma-70 family RNA polymerase sigma factor produces the protein MISDWVNTYADDLYRWVLKRTNDVQLSEDLVQETFIAAHQSFDKFEGKSSPKTWLTAILKYKLMDHFRKQEKKKEKVTSDFFFNEKGHWKEGNNPYFWGDTDEHLLDNSDFQKVLAGCLSNLPDRSRIAITSKFLDEKKAEEICHDLEITTSNYWQLIHRAKLSLRNCLQLNWFKN, from the coding sequence ATGATCAGCGATTGGGTAAATACATACGCAGATGATTTATATAGGTGGGTTTTAAAAAGGACCAACGATGTGCAGCTTTCTGAAGATCTTGTTCAGGAGACGTTCATTGCTGCCCATCAATCATTTGATAAATTTGAAGGGAAAAGTAGCCCAAAAACATGGTTGACGGCTATCCTTAAATATAAACTGATGGACCATTTTCGAAAGCAAGAGAAGAAGAAAGAGAAAGTGACTTCAGATTTTTTCTTTAACGAGAAGGGACATTGGAAAGAAGGAAACAACCCATATTTTTGGGGAGATACTGATGAACACCTATTGGATAACTCCGATTTTCAGAAGGTTTTAGCCGGTTGTTTATCGAATTTACCCGACCGATCTCGCATCGCCATCACCTCTAAATTTTTAGATGAAAAAAAAGCAGAGGAAATCTGTCATGATTTAGAAATTACAACGTCTAATTATTGGCAGCTGATCCACAGAGCGAAATTAAGTTTAAGAAATTGCCTACAGTTAAACTGGTTTAAGAATTAA
- a CDS encoding T9SS type A sorting domain-containing protein — protein MDKLITILFSLLLITTTNADNRYWIGSGTSTWNDVNNWSDVSGGLGGFSVPSALDDIFFDNKGLADVLLDANYEVASVSIDANYTGTIDFNGFTLTVSGAGDIQILGGTLDNGSLVVNDADRDLLFRNTMINVDVVASSGKIYYSGATFGETVSFTLTGVPVNPHSNGSSTFKKAATFIHNSSGYWEIASNQTNLFEGDVRIENNDTGTVMLVKVGTTTIKGDLTYLSTTSGAVSSSLLSVNNIDAKFTIEGNVLLETQSSADDELIKFPVNGQITIDQNLTVRNSATSDQSLIYLSGNAKSKITVNGNLLIENDGLTGTKKEVRFPDKGEAFVFGTSDIQNTSTANQNLIVLGKSGDATFHQAVSITNNAVNTKSEVVVAESGQFIFNGDVHLINNATANSSWIEVSKNSGTTVAFNGNVILENTSTNSDYIRFGAQGGTSTLADTKVIQIKDNDPSNYQTDLSINNLTQNGTTTQQLSISNALLTVAASTFNGNITLEAPEILVSDSHFYGETSITQSGSNNLNSTGNNQFYENTTIRNTGTGTLRTANNNGNIYHKDVTYQTTSTGTIEETSVSKTEYKGDVYLNTTSVVELARGVSGVVEFNGTSNQSIIDLSGSSSARISSLIVNTDGELTVSVPTIVRYQIDFTKGLVNTDIFNTLELSNGGVVANVSTTSHVVGPFTKVGLDAFTFPLGDATALHPIGISAPPTSNSRFTAEFYAGSSGLEDKELGIENVSTCEYWKLTNTQGHAVNVDITWDDCSDIGDYTTLGVGRYVSGEWVNYGNAELSGDEAAQRVTSSLTLSNLEDGENYITFVTADPSNDLPVELIDFGASKESNTVKLSWSTATEINNDRFVLSKSTDRRNWQEIGEVKGAGNSQTLLHYKFFDDEPITGTVFYQLKQINFDGTEEIFPSIRLQSNDNDIYLYAYPNPFQHQFTIESNDLDPFQLFDMMGREVTESVVEISSSENKITLEAGMLENGVYFLKTRLGKVVRVVKK, from the coding sequence ATGGATAAATTAATTACAATTCTTTTTAGTTTACTTCTCATCACTACTACTAATGCTGATAACCGATATTGGATTGGTTCGGGGACATCTACGTGGAATGATGTGAACAATTGGTCGGACGTTTCTGGAGGATTGGGGGGATTCTCTGTACCGAGTGCTTTAGATGATATCTTTTTTGATAATAAAGGGTTAGCAGATGTACTTCTTGATGCCAATTATGAGGTGGCAAGTGTATCGATTGATGCCAATTATACGGGGACGATTGATTTTAATGGATTTACTTTAACGGTATCTGGAGCTGGGGATATTCAGATTTTAGGGGGGACATTGGATAATGGTTCTTTGGTAGTAAATGATGCTGACAGAGATTTATTATTTAGAAATACAATGATAAATGTTGATGTGGTGGCCAGCAGTGGTAAAATATATTATTCGGGTGCTACGTTTGGGGAGACGGTGAGTTTTACGCTTACTGGGGTGCCTGTTAATCCGCATTCGAATGGGTCGAGTACATTTAAGAAAGCGGCGACTTTTATTCATAATTCTTCTGGTTATTGGGAAATCGCAAGTAATCAAACCAATTTATTTGAGGGCGATGTGAGGATAGAAAATAACGATACTGGTACGGTGATGTTGGTGAAGGTAGGGACAACAACAATTAAAGGTGATCTCACCTATCTCAGTACTACGAGCGGGGCGGTATCAAGTAGTTTGTTGTCGGTAAATAATATCGATGCGAAGTTTACTATTGAGGGAAATGTGCTACTCGAAACACAAAGTTCGGCTGATGATGAGTTGATCAAATTTCCGGTAAACGGACAAATCACTATCGATCAAAATTTGACGGTACGTAATTCGGCTACTTCAGATCAGTCGTTGATCTATTTGAGTGGAAATGCAAAATCTAAAATCACAGTTAATGGCAACTTACTGATAGAAAACGATGGGTTGACAGGGACAAAAAAAGAAGTGAGGTTTCCCGATAAAGGAGAGGCCTTTGTCTTCGGTACTTCGGATATACAGAATACGTCTACGGCGAATCAGAATCTAATTGTTTTGGGGAAGAGTGGTGATGCTACTTTTCATCAAGCGGTAAGTATTACCAACAATGCAGTGAATACTAAATCGGAGGTGGTTGTTGCAGAATCAGGTCAGTTTATCTTTAATGGTGATGTTCATTTGATCAATAATGCAACAGCGAATAGCTCATGGATAGAAGTGAGTAAAAACTCGGGGACGACGGTTGCTTTTAACGGTAATGTGATATTGGAAAATACATCGACAAATAGCGATTATATCCGTTTTGGCGCACAAGGGGGAACTTCCACTTTGGCGGATACTAAGGTGATTCAGATTAAAGATAACGATCCGAGCAACTATCAAACAGATCTCAGCATCAATAACCTCACGCAGAATGGGACTACTACACAGCAATTGTCAATATCAAATGCTTTGTTGACTGTGGCGGCCTCTACTTTTAATGGAAATATCACTTTAGAGGCACCCGAAATTTTAGTATCAGATAGTCACTTTTATGGGGAAACAAGCATAACACAGTCGGGGAGTAATAATCTGAACTCGACAGGTAATAATCAGTTTTACGAAAATACGACGATAAGAAATACGGGTACAGGTACGTTGAGGACGGCCAATAATAATGGCAATATTTATCATAAAGACGTGACGTATCAGACCACTTCTACGGGGACAATTGAGGAGACTTCGGTATCGAAAACGGAATATAAAGGGGATGTGTATTTAAACACTACCTCGGTGGTTGAATTGGCGAGAGGGGTAAGTGGAGTCGTGGAATTTAACGGGACTTCCAACCAAAGTATAATCGATTTAAGTGGAAGTTCTTCTGCTCGTATATCTAGTCTGATTGTCAACACCGATGGAGAGCTTACTGTTAGTGTGCCGACCATAGTGAGGTATCAAATAGATTTCACTAAAGGGTTGGTCAACACCGATATTTTCAATACGCTTGAGCTGAGCAATGGAGGAGTGGTCGCCAATGTTTCAACGACTTCTCATGTGGTAGGTCCTTTTACAAAAGTAGGGTTGGATGCGTTTACCTTTCCATTAGGTGATGCTACGGCGCTTCATCCCATTGGTATTAGTGCTCCACCAACAAGTAACTCCAGATTTACAGCAGAATTTTACGCAGGTTCATCAGGATTAGAAGATAAAGAATTGGGCATCGAAAATGTGTCGACTTGCGAATATTGGAAGCTTACAAACACTCAAGGTCATGCCGTAAATGTGGATATTACATGGGACGACTGTTCCGATATCGGAGATTATACCACTTTGGGAGTAGGACGATACGTGAGTGGGGAATGGGTAAATTACGGAAATGCAGAGCTGTCGGGAGACGAAGCGGCACAACGTGTGACCTCAAGTTTAACCCTTTCCAACCTAGAGGATGGAGAAAATTACATCACTTTCGTTACCGCAGATCCATCCAACGATTTACCAGTAGAGTTAATCGATTTCGGAGCATCAAAAGAAAGCAATACCGTTAAACTAAGTTGGTCGACAGCCACTGAAATCAATAACGACCGCTTTGTACTCAGCAAAAGTACAGACAGAAGAAATTGGCAGGAGATAGGCGAAGTGAAAGGAGCCGGAAACAGCCAAACCCTCCTGCACTACAAATTCTTTGATGATGAACCCATAACCGGTACAGTCTTCTATCAACTAAAACAAATTAACTTTGATGGCACCGAGGAAATCTTCCCATCCATCCGTCTTCAATCCAACGATAACGATATTTACTTATACGCTTATCCTAATCCATTCCAACATCAATTCACCATAGAAAGCAACGATCTTGACCCCTTCCAACTATTTGATATGATGGGCAGGGAGGTGACGGAATCTGTTGTTGAAATCTCATCTTCGGAAAATAAAATCACGCTTGAAGCTGGTATGTTAGAAAATGGGGTGTATTTTTTGAAAACGAGATTAGGGAAAGTTGTAAGGGTTGTAAAAAAGTAA
- a CDS encoding efflux RND transporter periplasmic adaptor subunit, giving the protein MKYIYLILSVIFFTGCFNGKAEKHEDHHDEHHDDHGEEVHLSELQFKNMNMELGKLQKMDIGEYVMTNGTLEVPPQNDAAVTAIIGANIKKIYVIEGEKVKKGQLLAYLYHPDLIKLQTDYQVKSHQLEFLKEEFERQKKLYDEKVGSGKEYQKASADYYSTLGDVNGLSAQIKMLGLNASKIKSGQIFENVPVYAPLSGYIKAVGVKTGQYVLPQTEMFHVINLEDIHVDLMVYEKDVAKVKEGQKVIFTTEMHPEKIRTASIFNIGRAFEEGPKAVHLHADIHDLKEELISGTYVRGKIMFNSNEVSALPKAAVVQEGTEHFVFTVEKEGKEWSFKPVQVNIGNEDNGQIEIKLLEEVEISADFALNNAYYLMAEMKKAEAEHHH; this is encoded by the coding sequence ATGAAATATATTTATTTAATACTATCGGTGATATTCTTTACGGGATGTTTTAACGGTAAGGCAGAAAAACATGAGGATCATCACGATGAACATCATGATGATCATGGAGAGGAAGTACACCTTTCTGAGCTTCAGTTTAAGAACATGAATATGGAACTTGGGAAGCTACAGAAAATGGACATTGGGGAATATGTAATGACTAACGGAACGTTAGAAGTGCCTCCTCAAAACGATGCGGCTGTGACGGCAATCATTGGGGCGAATATCAAGAAGATCTATGTGATTGAAGGTGAAAAGGTGAAAAAAGGACAGTTGTTGGCTTACCTATATCACCCTGATTTGATCAAGTTGCAGACCGATTATCAAGTAAAATCCCATCAATTGGAATTCTTGAAGGAGGAGTTCGAACGTCAGAAGAAATTATATGATGAAAAAGTGGGATCAGGAAAAGAATATCAAAAGGCGAGTGCTGATTATTACAGTACTTTAGGTGATGTCAACGGTTTATCAGCACAAATTAAGATGTTGGGTTTAAACGCATCAAAGATTAAGTCAGGTCAGATTTTTGAAAATGTTCCTGTCTATGCACCATTATCGGGATATATCAAAGCCGTAGGTGTGAAGACAGGACAATATGTACTTCCACAAACTGAAATGTTTCATGTCATAAATCTAGAAGATATTCATGTCGATCTAATGGTTTATGAAAAAGACGTTGCCAAAGTAAAAGAAGGTCAGAAAGTAATATTCACGACAGAAATGCACCCTGAAAAAATTAGAACGGCTAGTATTTTTAATATTGGTAGAGCTTTCGAAGAAGGACCTAAAGCAGTACATCTTCATGCAGATATCCACGATTTAAAGGAGGAACTTATTTCTGGAACCTATGTAAGAGGAAAGATTATGTTCAACTCCAACGAAGTATCAGCCCTGCCAAAAGCAGCGGTGGTACAAGAAGGAACAGAGCATTTTGTCTTTACCGTTGAGAAAGAAGGAAAAGAGTGGTCGTTTAAACCCGTACAAGTAAATATAGGCAATGAGGATAACGGTCAGATAGAAATCAAACTTTTAGAAGAAGTAGAAATATCTGCTGACTTTGCTTTAAACAACGCTTATTATTTGATGGCGGAAATGAAAAAGGCAGAAGCGGAACATCATCACTGA
- a CDS encoding TonB-dependent receptor → MYKTLLLSIIFYLTYNSSLLGQTIKGTITDESGEALIGASVVIEGTTNGAMVGLNGMYLIKGGQQGSQITLVASFIGFESQRKSIQLNGNTEVNFVLKTDQQELDEVVIMAQRELDSDASARATEQHSAMVLNVVSANTIELSPDLNVADVVQRISGVSLEQSNAGVGSYAIVRGMPKRYSYTLVNGVKIPSPDNKNRYVPLDMFPSELLDRIEVTKALTPSMEGDAVGGVMDLIMKNAKDNFSFKINASGGMSSLFMEGSGQDFLTYNQSLTNRVAPHHRAVEGYEATFKDFTTNNLVPSKKTNPIDFNIGTSISNRFFDGKLGVVVAGNYQKLHRGSDTHFYSIGFADIVNNVMSLNTYQHRQYSSEMSRGGVHNKIDYIFNNKHSISMYNALIFEREDQVRETERFRLWDGEYNPETNSGTASLITRIRTTEQKIYNSTLQGNHQLLPNWKLNWSGVYSIATRNRPDQMVFTRNASYVNGVPKQVRVEDFGGQYRQWEDNEDRDYTAYINNIFDLNRFGELKVGGMYRDKARTNSYIRYNFKPLNDETKVDEDWYYNQVDWVLTNPRGGQTNPLNYDAHERILAYYGEYKIAPSKKTEIVGGVRAEHTDQGYELRYPRYGEEPSASQEYVDFLPSLHFRYMLNEKSNLRASYFRSVIRPGFFEIIPYEIGAEISDSEFAERGNPDLKRTITDNFDLRYEMFPGTRDNLFIGAFYKNIMDPIENGIVVDEKGNTFVQPGNYGTAVNYGLEVDATKYFRSFGIKANYTYTHSSITTTKILYTRENPEDNSSNIVPLQVDQERPLQGQARHIGNVSLLYKNQKNGLDIQLANVFTGKRIEQLMVYYEKDYWQKAMWQMDFSMEKHFDFGLTVFVKARNLLDTHRILYIEEPSTENQSKYPAQGAPGDNLVVRDDRYGRNFQIGLKYKL, encoded by the coding sequence ATGTACAAGACTCTTCTATTAAGTATAATTTTTTATCTGACATATAACTCTTCTTTATTAGGACAAACTATTAAGGGAACTATTACAGACGAAAGTGGGGAAGCACTCATTGGTGCATCAGTAGTTATTGAAGGGACTACTAATGGAGCAATGGTGGGGCTTAACGGTATGTACCTTATTAAAGGTGGACAGCAAGGAAGTCAAATCACTTTAGTGGCTTCTTTTATTGGATTTGAATCACAAAGAAAATCAATTCAGTTAAACGGAAATACAGAAGTTAATTTTGTATTGAAAACGGATCAACAAGAATTGGATGAGGTGGTAATCATGGCACAAAGAGAACTTGATTCTGATGCCAGCGCCAGAGCAACCGAGCAACATTCAGCAATGGTATTGAATGTAGTATCAGCAAACACTATAGAATTGTCGCCGGACCTTAATGTGGCAGATGTGGTGCAAAGAATTTCAGGTGTATCTTTAGAGCAAAGTAACGCAGGTGTAGGTAGTTATGCTATCGTTAGAGGTATGCCCAAAAGGTATTCATATACTTTAGTGAATGGAGTGAAGATTCCTTCTCCCGATAATAAAAACAGATATGTACCTCTAGATATGTTCCCTTCGGAATTATTGGATCGTATTGAGGTAACAAAAGCATTGACACCAAGTATGGAAGGTGATGCCGTAGGTGGTGTGATGGACTTGATCATGAAAAATGCCAAGGATAATTTCAGCTTCAAAATCAATGCTTCAGGAGGTATGTCTTCTTTATTTATGGAAGGCAGCGGTCAGGATTTCCTAACTTACAATCAATCGTTGACAAATAGAGTGGCTCCACATCATAGAGCAGTTGAGGGTTATGAAGCTACCTTTAAAGACTTTACGACGAACAACCTAGTGCCTTCCAAAAAGACAAATCCAATTGATTTTAATATTGGTACATCCATCAGTAATCGATTTTTTGATGGAAAGTTAGGAGTTGTAGTTGCGGGTAATTATCAAAAACTCCACAGAGGATCTGATACTCACTTTTACAGTATTGGTTTTGCGGATATTGTCAACAATGTGATGTCATTAAATACGTATCAGCATAGACAATATTCATCAGAAATGTCTAGAGGTGGTGTGCACAATAAAATTGATTATATCTTCAATAATAAGCACAGTATCAGTATGTATAATGCTTTGATTTTCGAAAGAGAAGATCAAGTTAGAGAGACAGAGCGATTTAGATTATGGGATGGGGAGTACAATCCAGAAACTAATTCAGGTACTGCTTCTTTAATTACTCGTATCAGAACGACTGAGCAAAAAATCTATAACTCTACTTTACAAGGTAATCACCAACTTCTGCCAAATTGGAAACTGAATTGGTCGGGAGTGTATTCCATCGCTACGAGAAATCGTCCGGATCAAATGGTGTTTACACGAAATGCATCTTATGTAAATGGAGTACCGAAGCAAGTAAGGGTAGAAGACTTTGGTGGTCAGTATAGACAGTGGGAAGACAACGAGGATAGAGATTATACGGCCTATATCAATAACATCTTTGATTTAAACCGCTTTGGAGAGTTGAAAGTCGGTGGAATGTACAGAGATAAAGCACGTACTAACTCTTATATCCGATACAACTTCAAACCACTAAACGACGAAACTAAAGTGGACGAAGATTGGTACTACAATCAAGTAGATTGGGTATTGACGAACCCTAGAGGAGGTCAGACCAACCCTCTAAATTATGATGCTCACGAAAGAATTTTGGCGTATTATGGAGAGTATAAAATCGCTCCATCAAAGAAAACAGAAATTGTAGGTGGTGTAAGAGCTGAACATACGGACCAAGGGTACGAATTAAGATATCCTCGTTATGGTGAAGAGCCATCAGCCTCTCAGGAGTATGTGGATTTCCTGCCTTCACTTCATTTCCGTTACATGTTAAATGAAAAATCTAATCTTAGAGCTTCTTACTTTAGATCGGTTATTCGTCCGGGATTCTTTGAGATTATCCCTTACGAAATCGGAGCAGAAATTTCTGATAGTGAATTTGCAGAAAGAGGTAACCCAGACCTAAAGAGAACGATCACAGATAACTTCGATTTACGTTATGAAATGTTCCCAGGGACTAGAGATAATCTTTTCATCGGTGCTTTCTACAAAAACATTATGGATCCTATCGAAAACGGTATTGTGGTCGATGAAAAGGGAAACACTTTTGTACAGCCAGGAAACTATGGTACGGCAGTCAATTACGGACTAGAAGTAGATGCCACAAAGTATTTCAGAAGCTTCGGTATAAAAGCCAATTATACCTACACACACTCTAGTATTACGACGACAAAGATCTTGTATACTAGAGAAAATCCGGAAGATAACTCTTCGAATATCGTTCCATTACAAGTGGATCAGGAGCGTCCGTTACAAGGACAAGCAAGACATATTGGTAACGTTTCCTTACTTTACAAGAACCAGAAAAATGGATTAGACATTCAATTGGCGAATGTGTTTACAGGTAAACGTATCGAGCAATTAATGGTCTATTACGAAAAAGACTATTGGCAGAAAGCCATGTGGCAAATGGACTTCTCCATGGAAAAACACTTCGATTTCGGACTGACAGTATTTGTCAAAGCCCGAAACTTATTGGATACACATCGTATTCTTTACATCGAAGAACCTTCAACAGAAAATCAATCCAAATATCCGGCTCAAGGTGCTCCAGGAGATAACTTGGTAGTTAGAGACGATCGCTATGGTCGCAACTTCCAAATTGGATTAAAATACAAACTATAA
- a CDS encoding T9SS type A sorting domain-containing protein has product MKHLLLVATLILCGQFSFAQDYSKDVTFTGDNVINATQTTSAATSDITYLADGASYDLEIKDNSTFTIDLQGTYTLSTRGTGNTNPGVNAVELVIREGSMLIIDGNLDIGTHTDITLEGNMIITGDLLNSDRSDNGGFGDIDINGNGLIYIGGQANLDFVDPANAKNIFIEESYETPNDGSRLSDEERALLDRNIGSNPFSTDDGLNVDQHNYDLNLWEGAQIDPTDQGNGELTTEPFTTIKVVTASGWYNQYIKLRGEGFDDGELSSSSIYFNSKITSLDELEDILQKIKWSVKNATVNDNVLLHHGGSDRDGFTDPIKTEITDYFADTRKIIVSFVDGASEIEYIASSSKMMAATVEEIIINTDDGDLPVELIFFNGIKNEDQTITLNWATATEINNEKFDVYRSVDKIKWEKIGTVTSQAGNSNYRIDYNFIDTDPSTKNFYKLVQVDYDGSSETFGPIQVISENTGLLTVEVFPNPLANQQKGQLYIKGMSINTPTQVSIYTKYGKLIDTFTITEQNQTSYIQPLEYNLPSGMYFLRVVNGVEVANAKLLLK; this is encoded by the coding sequence ATGAAACACCTTTTACTCGTTGCGACCCTCATTCTATGTGGGCAATTTTCATTTGCTCAGGATTATAGCAAAGATGTAACCTTCACAGGGGATAATGTAATTAATGCTACACAGACAACAAGTGCAGCCACCTCCGACATTACTTATTTAGCTGATGGAGCAAGTTACGATCTAGAAATCAAAGACAATTCTACTTTTACTATTGATCTTCAAGGTACATACACCCTATCTACTCGAGGTACAGGAAATACCAACCCTGGGGTTAACGCTGTAGAATTAGTTATCCGTGAAGGCTCAATGCTTATTATCGATGGGAATCTGGATATAGGTACGCATACCGACATCACCTTGGAGGGGAACATGATTATTACAGGCGATTTATTAAACTCAGATCGTTCCGATAATGGAGGTTTTGGCGATATAGATATTAATGGTAATGGCCTTATCTATATTGGAGGACAGGCGAACCTCGATTTTGTTGATCCTGCTAACGCTAAGAATATTTTCATCGAAGAAAGTTATGAAACACCAAACGATGGTTCCAGGCTTTCTGATGAAGAGCGAGCATTACTTGATAGAAATATTGGCTCTAATCCGTTTTCTACAGACGATGGATTAAATGTTGATCAACATAATTATGATTTAAACCTATGGGAAGGAGCTCAAATAGATCCAACAGATCAAGGAAATGGAGAATTAACAACAGAGCCATTTACAACAATAAAAGTAGTAACTGCTTCAGGGTGGTATAATCAATACATCAAACTTAGAGGAGAAGGATTTGATGATGGTGAATTATCATCGAGTTCAATCTATTTTAATAGCAAAATTACCAGCCTTGATGAGTTGGAAGATATTCTTCAGAAAATCAAATGGTCTGTGAAGAATGCCACTGTAAATGATAACGTATTGTTGCATCACGGAGGCTCGGATCGTGATGGTTTTACTGATCCAATAAAAACGGAAATCACCGATTACTTCGCAGACACTCGTAAAATTATAGTTTCCTTTGTCGATGGAGCCTCTGAAATTGAATACATAGCGTCTTCTAGCAAAATGATGGCAGCAACAGTCGAAGAAATCATCATCAATACAGATGATGGGGATTTACCGGTAGAACTTATTTTCTTTAATGGTATAAAAAACGAAGATCAAACTATAACACTAAACTGGGCAACAGCCACAGAAATAAATAACGAAAAATTTGATGTCTATAGATCAGTTGACAAAATCAAATGGGAAAAGATAGGGACAGTTACCTCTCAGGCAGGGAACAGTAATTACCGAATAGATTACAATTTTATAGATACCGATCCTTCAACTAAAAATTTTTACAAACTCGTTCAAGTGGATTACGATGGATCATCAGAAACATTTGGACCAATTCAAGTTATCTCTGAAAATACAGGCTTACTTACTGTGGAAGTTTTCCCGAATCCACTTGCTAACCAGCAAAAAGGACAACTTTATATAAAAGGGATGTCAATTAATACCCCAACTCAAGTGAGTATCTACACCAAATATGGTAAACTGATAGATACTTTTACTATCACCGAACAAAACCAAACCTCTTATATCCAACCTTTAGAATACAACCTTCCTTCGGGAATGTACTTTCTTAGAGTAGTGAATGGAGTTGAAGTGGCAAATGCTAAACTCCTTTTGAAATGA
- a CDS encoding phospholipase D-like domain-containing protein yields MRHILSFFLLALVAFSCDTTTNDEIVYVPEGPVFDTKFPITVLPTAEELQSDNTLFLQPIQDIIDATPSGEDLYINIFKFSQGTLRENILAAQRRGVNVHMILDSDEVNNYTAKVFQDSLTTFLRYNNYLDSKAINHNKYVLSSAISTSDSLRRNIVLSTSYNFTASDNSKYQDMLLVDNEFVYESFLHNFHQMIEVEEEQTLQHWNFLWVDNSEYKVGFLPKTSGADIIMDIFEETSPEAEVIIMNSKWEDDRPQLVSTLQRLLDQGTDLTIIAPPSRTDNLDKDWQNRLIEWDQTYDNFTLKWISSPSIHNKTIYINDGENSCVWTGAHNFRARSLRFNNESMLKVRDVEVVEAYQKWLLEIKN; encoded by the coding sequence ATGAGACACATTTTATCATTTTTTTTATTGGCGTTGGTTGCATTCTCATGTGACACCACCACCAACGACGAGATCGTTTACGTTCCAGAAGGACCGGTATTTGATACCAAGTTCCCCATCACGGTTTTACCTACCGCCGAGGAATTACAATCTGATAACACTTTATTTCTACAGCCCATTCAAGATATTATCGATGCCACCCCATCAGGTGAAGACTTGTATATCAACATCTTTAAATTCTCTCAAGGTACATTAAGAGAAAACATTTTAGCAGCTCAAAGGAGAGGAGTAAACGTGCATATGATTCTTGATTCTGACGAGGTGAACAATTACACCGCTAAAGTTTTTCAAGACAGCCTCACTACATTTTTGAGATACAATAATTACCTCGATAGTAAGGCGATTAATCATAATAAGTACGTGCTCAGCTCGGCCATTAGCACTTCCGATTCTCTTAGAAGGAATATCGTACTATCGACAAGCTACAACTTCACAGCAAGTGATAATTCGAAATATCAGGATATGCTCCTAGTTGATAACGAATTTGTGTACGAGTCATTCCTCCATAATTTTCATCAAATGATTGAAGTAGAAGAGGAGCAAACCCTCCAACATTGGAACTTCTTATGGGTAGATAACAGCGAATACAAGGTGGGTTTTCTTCCTAAAACATCAGGCGCTGATATCATCATGGATATATTCGAAGAAACTTCTCCCGAAGCAGAAGTGATCATCATGAATTCAAAATGGGAAGACGATAGACCCCAATTAGTTTCCACATTACAAAGATTACTTGATCAAGGCACAGACCTGACTATTATTGCCCCACCATCAAGAACCGATAACCTCGATAAAGACTGGCAAAACCGATTAATCGAATGGGATCAGACCTACGATAACTTTACCCTTAAATGGATCTCCTCACCAAGCATCCACAACAAAACCATCTATATTAACGACGGAGAAAACAGCTGTGTATGGACCGGAGCCCACAATTTCAGAGCAAGATCGTTGCGTTTTAATAATGAATCGATGTTGAAAGTGAGGGATGTTGAGGTTGTTGAGGCGTATCAAAAATGGCTTTTGGAAATTAAAAATTAG